In Gammaproteobacteria bacterium, the genomic stretch GGATGTATATTTTCGAGCGCAAAGCACGGTTCTATGAACAGCGACATCAACGGACCGCCAATCGGCTGATCGTGATTTCGCCAATGATCGATGCGCGAGCACGGAAGGTGGCGGAGCAGCTGGGGATTGAAATTTATGGCGATTCGACCGAATTGGAGGCGTTGTAAATAGTCCGCTCCGCATATTCTTGTTGAATCTTAAACATAAAATTGAGGAGGAAGATAAAAATGGGTTTAATCTATGCAAATGTTGAATTGGTTAGTGTGGATGATTTGGCATATTTTCGTCGAGGCGATCTGTCTGAAGAACAAGTCAAAAAAATCACGGTTAGGGCACTTGTGGATAGTGGTGCTTATATGTTATCCATCAATGAAGAAATTCGGCTTCAGCTAGATCTTGCTATTTTGGACGAGCAAGAAGCAGAATTAGCGGATGGTTCTCTTAAAAGAGTAAAAATAGCCGGCCCCATAGAAATTCGATTTAAAAATAGAAAAACTACTGTTAACGCCGTAGTTTTGCCAAATAGTACGGAAGTGCTGCTTGGCGCAATTCCGATGGAAGATATGGATCTCTTAATTAATCCGAGACAACAGGAGCTTATTGTGAATCCTGCTCACCCCTATTTAGCAAAAAAATCATTAAAATAGGATGGATTTATTGATGGACTATACTCACCATGGCTAAACCAGTGATTTCTCGGAGATAATGATGACGATAATGGCTGAACTTTATACTCATGATTTTCATGCATGGGCGCTCCAGGCTGCGGAATTGGTGCGAAATCGTCGCTTTGAGGATATTAATCTGGAAGAAC encodes the following:
- a CDS encoding Clan AA aspartic protease, AF_0612 family; protein product: MGLIYANVELVSVDDLAYFRRGDLSEEQVKKITVRALVDSGAYMLSINEEIRLQLDLAILDEQEAELADGSLKRVKIAGPIEIRFKNRKTTVNAVVLPNSTEVLLGAIPMEDMDLLINPRQQELIVNPAHPYLAKKSLK